In Mytilus edulis unplaced genomic scaffold, xbMytEdul2.2 SCAFFOLD_1259, whole genome shotgun sequence, the genomic window TCAAAGGGCATTAACCAAAGCAATGAGAGATCTGGATAGAGAAAAAGCCAAGATGGAACAACAAGAGAAGAAAGTTATTGCTGATATTAAGAAAATGGCAAAGCAAGGACAGATGGTTTGTTCAAACTAATTTTACTTCCTGCTTTAATGTTGATGTGCACATTCTCCAATGGTTTAACTGTTTTTCAAGCATAATTGTGAAATAATTGTAGGAAGAGAATTTTCAGACATTTTACATATAATCAAAATAGTGCTTGCTCAGGTGTAGGAGATGATGTTCCTTTACCTATAATTTAATTTATCATTGTATTTTTCTGCTTAGCATGCATTTGTGTcatcacaatttataaatttcCAATTCTGTGTGACAAGAATTCAATTGTTTATActcatgaaaaaataaattcaagAAATAATGGTAGAATTACCCAAAAGATTTGACTGAACATGAAAACTGACattgttaatacatgtataaaacaagTGAATCCTGTGGTTCAATTTAATCACCAAtcaaaaacacttttacaaaacTAAGTCATATATTTCTGGTTCAACAAGGCGAAGCAAAAATATCTTTATGGTAGTCCAATTCAGAAAGAATATTTGTAAGGTATTTTTGTTACTCATACATGTATGCCatgttttggggttttttttaatatgtaagaATAAccatttgtattttcatggaataaatgtttatatgtttctttattttaggATGCTGTAAAGATTATGGCCAAAGATTTAGTTCGAACAAGACGTTATGTGAAGAAGTTTATTTTGATGAGAGCAAACATACAGGCTGTGTCACTAAAAATACAgacattaaaatcaaataatgcTATGGCCAATGCAATGAAAGGGGTTACAAGAGCCATGCAAACAATGAACAAACAGGTAAACCAGGGACCATGTTGGTGGTTGTCTCATGTCATATCTCaatagtttttttgtgaaatgtaATTAAAGccaattgcattgagtgtgtaggtaaaggtattatctttggttagcttgcttgctagctgaaccgtgaagttaATATTATGTAAGGTATACCACagtaccctcctttcgaagtagtctAGTCCTACATACAGATAGATAGATCcatggttatctgtcggactagtctactctaaAAGGAGGGTTGTTTACcatacctaataatgacttcactcaatgcaatcggctgtaaatgTTGTCAGCATATCTTTgattgttgttttatatttattacaacTTTTATAGACTTTGTAAGTTTGGTGCTTAACATACTTTTTAGACAGACAGCTATTGCTGAAGACTCTTGTCCTCTAGATCATGAAGTCTTTTGGTTGTTTTAtgattgggttgctgtctcattgactaaTAACCACCGATCTCCTTAATTTTgttcaaaatgtttattatataaatactGCTAGCCTACATTGAGTGAAATAGCAAAGTTAAAGAAAAACTTCCATTTAGGAATATATTCAAAAGTTTTTTGGTATTACAAACTACCTTAATTACAAGAGGAATTTCTTGTATCCTCATGCTTTCTGTTAATTTTCCACGTTCGTGTATTTGTATTATTCTGCTTTTAAATAGAATTAAGAAAGGAAATATGTAAACTTACTTATTTTCtaacaaatgtaaattaatgAGATACAAAGTCAAATTGAAAGTCAAAGGGTTTTATAACATATCCTTATTATTGCAAATAAATTATGAAATCATGGATGAACATAGGTGTTAGTGAGTTCAATTGCATCCAAAGTAATTAAGATGTTGTATTAATTCTGCAGTTGAAGCTTCCACAAATTCAGAAGATAATGATGGAGTTTGAAAAACAATCAGAAATaatggaaatgaaagaagaaatGATGAATGATGCTATAGACGATGCTATGGGTGATGAAGACGATGAAGATGAAAGGTATGGTGACATtaaaaagatataggaagatgtggtatgagtgccaa contains:
- the LOC139504934 gene encoding charged multivesicular body protein 2a-like, which encodes MPLEWLFGKKKTPEEMLRQNQRALTKAMRDLDREKAKMEQQEKKVIADIKKMAKQGQMDAVKIMAKDLVRTRRYVKKFILMRANIQAVSLKIQTLKSNNAMANAMKGVTRAMQTMNKQLKLPQIQKIMMEFEKQSEIMEMKEEMMNDAIDDAMGDEDDEDESDAIVFSSLDELGLQLTDELSGLPSTGGTLAAGATKQPQAQLLEEEDLAMLMLI